DNA from Aggregatimonas sangjinii:
ATCAATGCCTATGGTATGAGCTATACCGAATTGGCCGCTTCGTTACCGCGCTTAAACAAGACTCAAAAAAAAGCCATACAGGCGGGTACGGTGCTCGATTGGGTAGAAGAGTCTCAGGATATTGCCAATGAATTATACGATTCCGTGGCAGTTGGGGAAAAACTATCGTACCGCTATAATTATGTATGGTGGGATACACTGGAAAAACAATTGCAAAAAGGGGGGCTGCGTTTGGCCAAAGTTCTAAACGAGCTATTTTAAGAATGGTATTCAATGGTGTGACCATAACTACCGGTGCTCTTTGGTACGACATTTGCACTATGTTAGAAAGGAGCGGGCCGCAGGTAGATTATCATTGTATACCTGAATGATAAAGGCAGTGATTCGTTTCTGAAACAAGGTATAAAAATCGGTTCGTGGGGAACCGATTTTTTTTATGGAATAACGCGAAAAGTAAGATTAATGCGTTCTCCAATCGGCCTTGCCGTTTTCGGGATTTGATGCAACCAATGATGTTGCGTTTCGCCCTGCATCAATAACAGGCTGCCATGCTTTAATAAGATTTTGTACTTCAGCTCTTTTTTCGAGCGATGTTTAAGGTGAAAATAGCGTTCCTGCCCCAGTGTAACCGAGGCGATGACCGGATTTTCACCCAGTTCCTTTTCGTTGTCTGCATGCCATCCGTTGCTGTCCTTGCCGTTTCTGTATAAATTAAGCAGGCAGGTCGTGAATTCTACCTGCGTCTTGGTTTCAATTTGATTTTTTATGGCAATTAGGCTTGGTGTAAACCGCTGGGGTTGCATGACGATGCCGGAATAGGAATAGGGCTTTTCATTGTTTCCGTACAAAGCCGTTAGTCTGGGCTGTGGATATACTTTCCCGAATACTTTAATATCGTCTTGTTGCCATGTTACGGTTTCCCTGAATTCCTTGAAATAGGCGTCTGCCGATTCTGCGGAAAGAAAATCGGGAACATAGGTTATTTCGCAGTCGGGCAGATTTAGGAGTTCTCCTTCTGAAAAAGGCAGCAACATCATGTAAGTACTTGCATTAACTGTTTTCGATATTTTGATGGACTCTCGCCCGTAAACGCCTTGAACGATTTGTTGAAATGTGAAAAGTTATTGAATCCACATTCAAAACAGACCTCGGTAATGCTCATGGGTTGCTCGGCCAGCAATTTAGAGGCATGTACCAAACGATATTCGTTTACAAACTGGGTAAAAGTCTTATTCGTGATTTTTTTGAAATAGCGACAAAAAGAAGGTATGGTCATACTGACCAGATCGGCAATTTCGTGCAATGTAATTTCTTCCTTGAAATTGGTCTTTACATGATTGAACACTATGTTGATACGGTCGTTATCCTTTACGTCGGCCGCCATTGAAAAGCCTTCGGCATTCAAGATTCGAAACTCTTCGGTAGTACTCAGACCGTTCAAAACATCTAAGATGGTCAATAAGCGCTCAAAATTCGTCTGCCCTTCCAATGCTTCCATCTTGGCACCCAGGGCCGCTTTTGTTTCTCCATAGAAAACAACACCGGCTTTTGAGATTTCGAAGAGGTTCTGTATTTTTTTCATTTCAGGGATATTGAAAAAATCGTTTCCCAAGAAATCCGTTTTCATCTGTACCACCGTTTCGTTGCTGTTGCCGGTCAGGATATCGGTAAAGCCACAATGCGGAAGGTTGCTGCCAATAAGGATTAGGGTACCATTGGTATAATAGGATAGATTACTGCCGATTTGACGTTTTCCTGAACCCCCGTTAACATATACAAGTTCAATTTCGGGATGGTAGTGCCAAATATTATCCTTATTCAGTCTGCTCTTATCAAAACGCTGATAAGTGAATGAATTTCCAAAACTTGGGGCTATGGCTTCGTATCGGGGTTTTTGAAGTATCACGGTCTTATTTTTAAAGTAAAATTACTTCTCCTTAGTCGACTAAATCTCTGTAAAATTACCTAAAATATGTTCTAAATTACCCTTTTAACCAAAATTAATCTTTCATCATGGTAAAATAGAATATAAATATGAAAAACCTGTCGTAGTGTAGC
Protein-coding regions in this window:
- a CDS encoding alpha-ketoglutarate-dependent dioxygenase AlkB family protein → MMLLPFSEGELLNLPDCEITYVPDFLSAESADAYFKEFRETVTWQQDDIKVFGKVYPQPRLTALYGNNEKPYSYSGIVMQPQRFTPSLIAIKNQIETKTQVEFTTCLLNLYRNGKDSNGWHADNEKELGENPVIASVTLGQERYFHLKHRSKKELKYKILLKHGSLLLMQGETQHHWLHQIPKTARPIGERINLTFRVIP
- a CDS encoding AraC family transcriptional regulator — protein: MILQKPRYEAIAPSFGNSFTYQRFDKSRLNKDNIWHYHPEIELVYVNGGSGKRQIGSNLSYYTNGTLILIGSNLPHCGFTDILTGNSNETVVQMKTDFLGNDFFNIPEMKKIQNLFEISKAGVVFYGETKAALGAKMEALEGQTNFERLLTILDVLNGLSTTEEFRILNAEGFSMAADVKDNDRINIVFNHVKTNFKEEITLHEIADLVSMTIPSFCRYFKKITNKTFTQFVNEYRLVHASKLLAEQPMSITEVCFECGFNNFSHFNKSFKAFTGESPSKYRKQLMQVLT